AAAATCTAATCCTCTTCAGTAGGTTTATGAGATGTCTTTTGAGATTCATCCaaacctttctcatcaacatcatcatcatcttcttcttcttctagagTCTTCTTATCATACTTGACATGAAATCCGAATTTTTCATATTTCTCGGAGAATCGAGCAGCTAATTTATCAATTGATTTGCACAATACCCATTTAGCACCATTTTCACTCTCGTTGATTTGCATGGTGGATCCTGGATGATTTGCACTTTTGATCATAGTATAAACCCCCATTCTGAGATGTGTATCGGCACACAACGTCGAGAGAGATCTTATTCTGCTTTGGTTATTTTGGGAACATCCGATGGGACAGGCACATTTCCATAATTTATGTCCTTTCCAATATGGATTATCCCTCGTGCTCACTCTTGGCGTAAGTGTGAATCCTGGAGAGGGGGATGAGTcaggatcttcttcagaagatgCACATGCACATTTCAAAGATTCTTTCTTGATGGAATCACGACTGCTTGACATTATGTGGTAGACTTAAGCGCGGCGAGAGTTCAAAAATTATTCCCTGGGATCGTGGTGAATCTTTAATGACAAGTGAACGACTAGGTGCTTTCTTTGCAATAAGGGAGAacgatgaaaagaaagagaatatcaaTATTATAGAAGTAGCCTCTGGTTATTTTCTTGTGTATACTGTATCTTCAATAGTAGCACATCACTTCAGATGACGAACCTTTCACGCTGTCTTCTTGTGCCTCATAAGCCTTCCACTCCCCATGAAGGTCAGTTGAGAGAAAGGATCTGCCACTGAACGCGGAATTCGATATATACTGTTACAATGGTCGAGGTCCTCACAGAGCAATGATACAAGGGATCTTGGTCTGACTGTCCAAGTCGTCTTTTTCTCGGTCAGTGGAGACGAACGTATACTGATGGGTGACATGGTAAACAACAAGCAGATAGAAAGTCTCAATATGAATGGACGATGATTGACTGATGCAGCTcactgaagatggtttatacgaaagagaaagagaattacGCATCAATCATGTCACACTTGTAATGACGCGAGACTGAGCACAAGCAAACACAGGACATGAGACGTCTCTCCCGTCATTACTCAGAATATGAAAGGTGGTCTATTCAGGAGATCAAAAGATCTCGAAAGGACATTTCGGTCATCAACGGAGAAAAGTCTGGCGGAGTCATGTCGGCACGTAAATTGTGTTTCTACGAAGCTGTATGGCGTGCTTGATGTCTGTCATCGTCATGAGTTAGCGATCAAATACTGATTGTATTGATGGGATATTAGAAACGATCAGCATTGGACTTGAAACAATACTCGCTAACAAGGCTCGACCATCATGCATCATCCCACACATTCCTCTATTTCTATCGAATAAAAAAGTATAAAAACGCCACCTGAAATCCcactctttctttttgtcATCCGCCACGAGCAATAACGTGTCGAAAGTAGTTTAAATTACCCTGAGAGGATACAAACAACGTCATCCCCCTTGTTCGTgcctttctttttcttttctctttgctctttgttctttttctctaGGGTTGTTTATCATGTCAACCTCAACGCATCTAATAGCGACAGCATGTCTAGTATGTGGATTTGAGAGATGATGGGGTATTGTGATGCATGTGAATGAAACATACTCCAAGAATACTCGCGTACGTGACATACCACATGTGCcatgaagagaaaaagcGGTGTTGtgaaaaatcaacatcaaaaagaaaaagtcCGGGGCCCGGTCTTTGCCGAAAATGAGAATGTTATTTTCATCACGGTTACAGAATAACTTGTACAGGTTAGACTACTCTAAACATCTTTCGCAGTTGGGTGTTGTTGTCATCATTGATCGTTCAACAAAACATCCTTCGTACCGCTCAACATACTCACACGACCAACAGAAAAGACGACACACCAGAGATAGGACGGAAAAGGATCATCCAAAGACTGAGTAGAAATACGAAGATTCAACTAGGATAACGTCAGAGGATTTATCATCTTTGGGGATTTTTGATCTCTACAGTTGGTGAGTAAGGTATTAGAGTGTCATATTTCTGCGTACATCTGAGCTCTTTCTTTGCCTCTTCTTGAAACTTTGCATTCCATCAATGTTCATCGTCCACATTTATCTTATCCACTTGATCCTTAACCTCCTTTTTGAGGGTTTTCCACCGTTTTTAACCTGTTCACCCACATGACCATTTCTGATTACATCTATTCCTGTATTCCTGTATCCCAACTTGACACAATTCCCATCCTGTCTATGGTCTGTGCTTCCTTTCTCCTGTTGAATCTATCGCGTATCCCCATTCTCTTTTCACTTGACAACATCACAAAGCGTGTTCATGGTATCAAAGTGAGCAGAGTGAACAACAAGGTGGTCCGTGCCAAGACTCCTGTTATATATCCTAGGAAACATTCCTGTCTCGTTTAAACATActctttgctctttcatGCTGCGTATGAGTTATACTTTGAttgtcttttctttcgtCGCCATCCCAAATTCCACACATACCTGTTCATCAATCGCATCCCTTGAGAAACACACATACAACACGCTTATACAATCATTGTATACAAACACACTCTCCCCACTCCACCATACCCTTCTCACCTTGACTCGCAcatacctccttctcctatTCAATTCACACCCCTTTGTTGTGCTTGCTTCTTCACGATCAACAACTTCTTTTATCTCCCAATCGAATGAcaattgatgattgatatttGACCTTACCTCCTTCCTGCTTCTTTGTGCCATCGTATCACAGATCACATCATAGCCACTTGCATCCCGAGACAAAACAACATAAACGTAAATTCAACAAAAAAAGCAAAATAAAAATAAGTCTCGGTAATCGACGACTATCAAGTACGAGTATACGACACAAGTTCCAACACCGCTTGCGGATTTTCCAATACGGTGgttcttcattcttctcatcacaTTACAACAACACATCTTAGCTATCTCCACTCCGAAACAGTGCTGCATCGTGAGTTCCCTATCCCACCACACAATACCCTCAAAAGTAATTCTCGTTTCAACCACTTTTCCTACTCGAGCCGGACTgttcaatgatgaatggtcCGTGTAACTCTTTCTCATCCCACTCCGTTGTTCCAATTTCTCAGTCCatcctttgatttctctcaCTCATTCTATCCATCTTTCACAAATCCCTTTACTTTCTCCTGCATACAAAAACAATCCATCAAGCACTCTCATCTGACCATTGACTATGAATCTCGTAGCGTCGAAATACAACTAAATAATTACCTCTGCGCAGCCTTTCTGACCCAAATCTGCGATCCACAATTGGATGAAAAGATAGATTCGATCGTTGACGGTGTTTGTTGTAAGTCCCATATACACTGCTCTCAACTTCCTTCCACGTCTCCACCACTCCAAGCCCCAAATCAACACGATCTTCCTGTTGACCCTTGACCCTTGACACCCAGCACCATGGCAGCTGTGATGCAACCTTCCACTCATCGTCCTCCATCTATGGACCGAGCAccatcatttgatcaaccAAGATCACGTTCCACTCCACCTTTCACGTCCCCATACGATTCATCTGCCCCTCATGTACGAACCAACtcaacatcctcatcatccaacgCTTCTCCCTATAATCAACCTTTCACAGGTGTATCGTCGGCAGGAGGTTCATCATATTTCCCtccgaatcatcatcatcaacaacaaatgtACAACGTTGGTCTAGGTGTCCAACAACAATCCTGGACCTCAAATCCCGTTCCAGCGACTGCTTTCTACAATCCtcctttcaattcttttcCAAATCCCAATCAGCAACCACAACACATcttccacaatcacaatcaaaatcaaagccATCAACAATTCCAGCAGTCGCAAGCGGATTTCGCAGCTTGGGCAAACGCTTATCAACACATGGTAATGGCTTCCGTTCAGAATAGCTCTCATCAAGGATCAACAGGTGGTCAAACTCCTCCCGTCACAACGGATCATTCAAATCACGATGCAAGAAGACGAACAAGCTCCGGTCCAGGTGGTCAACATTTTACGaatggtaaaggtaatgCAGGTTACTTTGATAGTCAATCTCAACCAAGACAGTCATCCGTACAACCGCAACAGCAACAAGACTATTCGAATGTCACTACATCATCAGTCCAAGCACCTCCTAAAGctcagcaacagcaacaacagcagtCCTATCATCCATATAAGCGGGGTCCATCGAACAAGCCATCCAGAGAACAACTTCCTAGATCCACCTCGATGCCTTCAGGTTTACAAGAACCTGTAACGGCTATCCCTCGctcttcttcaggatctatTCCTCAAGAACAACCGAGAACTCAACCTAGCCAGGCACCTCGTGCTCAACCTGCCTCCATACCCGTTGAAAAACAACGAGAAGCTCACGTTCCGCCTATAGAAGCGATTGTACCTCCACCCAAAATTGGCGATCATTCTCGAACCAACTCATCTGGCAGTGAGCGTTCCGGTGCTCGAGAAATTCCTGTTTCTGCTCCCCGTACGTCTTCTCCAGCACCTCCAAGAGCGACTGCTATTCCCTCCAGAGCGTCCACGCCTCTCCATCCTGGACCTATAACCAATGCAACCAATACTCCTATGGGCTCTCGGTCTTCACCCCTCTCACAACCTGCTTCCACTCCCGAGCCTACCGACAAGATGGTTAAAACTGGAGGATTGAAGGGCAGACTACGCAAAGCTCTTGATAAAGATTCGAAGAAGGAGCAAAGGTTTGCGCCTCCACCTGCTCCTGCGCCCGTGCCCGTTAGTAAACAATCCCTACCACCTAAGCATTACACCACACCATCAGAGTCTTCGACTCGGTCTGCGACTCCTCCAGCTACGCCTCCACAGGATTTCAGAGCTCCATCAGCACCATTCACCATGAATCCAGCTGCAATGGGCAGTGAGATCAGCTTGGCAGAGACGGAGCGTACCGCCACAGTCGGAGGAgaacaaaaggaaaagggaaagagaagcttGTTCAGGATGAAAAACATGTCCACGGATAACATCTCCTTGTCTTCTACAGTATCATCCGCGAGTATGATGATCAGGAAAATGGGCAGTATAGGTAAACTTGCAAGAAGGAACAGGTGAGCTCTATTATCCAGCTATACTCTGTTGAtgacaaagctgatgattcATTGACAATGTAGCTTGATGGGCATATCTCGGATCTTCAAGGACAAACCTAAGGAAGGCGAAGATGCAGCCTTACCTGAAAAGGatgcgaagaagaaaaaggaaaagaagaataagaagggtaaaggtgaagctgCACCTGCGGCTATCTCTCATGCGACCGCAGAATCGGATCGTCTAAATGAGGACGATGATAGAGCTTTGGCTGGACTATCGCCCGCTGCCAAGCTTGCTCGTCAGCATACACTGAAATCTAGAGCCGAAGCTACACACAAGGATATCTCGCCAATATCCGGTGGAACAGGTGAACCCACCTGGGATCAGAATACTACCACTCGACAAGCCCCTAATGGATCCCTGCCATCTCTAGCAAGTGTTGGAGCATCAATGTCAAATCCTAATGGATCAACCGCTCCTGAGGTAGTGCGCGTTCATCACTCTCAGGCACCAACCGTAGTTCACGCTGTTGCGGTTACCGATCAGGAATACGACTCggaagatgattcttctgaaggtgaaactgtTGAAGATGTGACCATGACTCTTGCGAAGACGAGATTGTCCGCCGAGGCAGATGCTGAATTCCAAGCTACTTGGGGTAACGCATGGATAGACAGAGCCGCCATACCTAAGAAAGGTATCTTGAAGTGTAAGCGGTATTATACCTCGATTGTTTCGTGAATGTTGTCGCTGATACGAGGTGGGCTGTAGCAATTTCGTCATActcgaaagaagatgaggcAAATGCCAATCGACAAAGATCGAACTCTGCCCATCATACCACATTCAAAACGCCTCCTGGACCATTGGCACAATTGCCTTCGTCCAATCCTGCTTTACTAGATGGACTGGTTCATCCCAGTCCTCAAGTTGATCCTACTTATGACCCTTTTTCGCCTTCATTCTCACCATTCGATACTCCCGCACCACCTGTATCGGCCAATACAGATTCAATCTACGCCAACCCTTCACACAATTCATCTGCACCTGCTTTATCGATATTGGGTCATAATGCTATCCACAAACCACCTCAAACTAGAGCAATGACTGCTCCgatcagaagaaggattgattGGGCACCTGAGTGTGCTGTGTACCAAACATACGATAGTGGTACATATGATAGAAGGAGTGAACCTGCTACCTGTAATAGGTTGACTCCTGAATTAGCCATGGCTATCAAACAAGAGTGAGTATAAGTTACGCTTGGATTACAGATGGGGATTGCTTTAATCGCTGACTCTAAAATCTGGTGTCCTTTCAGGTTGAACGCCTTCAAACTGGAGATGCCGGTACATCCTTCGTCTAAGAAGTATACGCATTACTTTgcatggtgagtgattgatcagcttttgtaTGCTGCAAAACAAGCGTCAAGCTAAGAATCATATCTTCATTTGTTTGTAGATTCCTAGAAGGTCAAACTGTTATTCAATCTACATCCAATTCAATGTCTTCCAACACGATTTCATTATTAACATATCACATTTCGACTGGATCTGAGTCTCTGAGTGACGAAAAGGAATTCATACAAATAACTTAACATCACACACTATAACATAATCTTCCAATTAGtcttcttgaagaagaagtttcacAAATAGATACCAAGCATGTTCCAAAACTTTTTATCCGATAGATATGACAGGTTCTAATCCTTTTTCCTTGCATCTTGTTCATtactttcttcctctccgaTCACATGTTTTGTTTTCCATTCCTTATTTCAAACTTTCGTGTATACCTGTATATTTCATCGTTCATTGGATAGAGTAGTGGAAGGTAGGGGTCGAAATTGTATATACGATTGGATATAAATCCGACCATGCGATTCAGTACATGCTTACTCGTAACGAGATATTCAAACTCGGAAGTGGAAGCACATGATGATATTCCTATTCCTGAAAGGGTTATAAGCCGTTACCGCATGGGATGTAGCTTCAtccctccacttttcacGGACACATGCGTCGTGTTGTTCAGGATGAGCCACCATATTCAGTAGATGTGTACTACATCTATCTAAGCAAGCTCCATCCAGCTACTGTACATTTTTAACTTGACCTTCTTCCTAGAGAACTCTTGACCATTGTGGAGATTATCTACACCATGTCATTTTCACCTCATTTCACCAAGTCTTCCGGAGGTTCATCACCCTCGCCGTTCGATCGTGATTTAGCTACATTAGCAAATTACACAGAAGTGGTCACTAggaatatcaaaatcgacTGGGAAGTCGATTGGGATCAAAAGATTTTAAGTGGAAATGTGGAATTGGGTTTGgaagcaaagaaagatggagtGGATCAAGTCATTTTGGATAGCAGTTATCTGGATTTGAAGAGTGTCCAAGTCGAGGCACAGGATGTGGTGAGTATTTTGGGTTTCCATTGTGCGGTGGCGGGGGGGGTGTGTGTTGGAGATGGTTGAGCTAGTAACCAGTCCCGCAAGTGAAGTATGAGGGAAGACCTGCTTAACGCATGAAGACTCAAGTGCTGACACTCCCTTATCCCCGTCCCCGTCACAGGAATACTCCCTTGGTGATCGAATCGACGTTATGGGTCAAGCACTCAAAATCAAGCTACCTAAATCAATGAGCAAAGgcgaagtgagtgaatcgTATTGTCTGTGACTTCAATTAATGTTATCCAAATTATATATCTGATCAATCCTGTTTCTTTCTTAGAACGTTACGATCAAAATAACTtattcaacaacaacttcATGTACAGCTTTAGGATGGTTAGAGCCCTCTCAAACTAAATCAGGCAAACATCCATACCTATattctcaagctcaagcgaTACACGCAAGATCAATGTTACCATGTCAAGATACACCAGCTGTAAAAGCTACCTATCAAGCTAAAGTAAGATCTGGTCGAGGGCTCGAAGTACTCCTGAGTGGTCAGAGAAAGGGTGTCAACGATTTAGGGGATGGAAAGAGGGAATTCGTCTATGAACAGGTGAGTTATCACTATTGTTCCAAAGGGCAATCGAGAGAATTTCGTGGTGTGGTACGAGGACATACGCCAATGGGGATGACGGTAAAAGTCTGGTGGGCGAGGAGGATGCGCGGAAATCGCTGGGACATTAAATGAAAGATCAGATTATGAAAAGGGGAGAGAGGAAAGCGCCTATCCTACTTTACCCTCGGAAATGTAGCGAACGACCAATCTAACACCTCCACCAACCCGCAGCCTGTAGGTATCCCATCTTACCTCATAGCTATCGCCGCCGGTGAACTCAATCACAAATCTTTCGATAACCTCGAGGGTAGAAATTGGTCTACTGGATGTTGGACAGAGGTGAGCTCGTGATTCTCAACTATGTTTCCACTCGAAGAAAACAATACTAATTACTTTCTCGACACTTTATAGCCGCTGTTGATGGATAAAGCGTACAAGGAATTCCGTGAAGATACAgccaagtgagttgattctTTCAATACACATATGCGTTTCGATATTAATTGGAGAACGATGATATCCCGCAGCTTCGTCAAGACAGCAGAAGATCTCACATCTTCTTATAAATTCGGTACTTatgatatcctcttcttaCCTGAATCATTCCCTTACGGAGGTAAGTCTCCTTCTGTACACCATTTCGTCGAGCAAATCAGTTGACACATTTGATTAGGTATGGAGAACTCGTGTTTGACTTTCGCAACTCCTACTATCATCGCTGGAGACAAGAGTCAAGTAGATGTCGTTGCGCACGAGATCAGTCATGTGAGTAACAGCTAATCTAAGCATGATATTGTCATATCGCGATACTTGAGTGCAGCTGATGAGCGTTGCTGAATGATTAGTCGTGGTTCGGTAATGGTATTGGATGCGCTTCGTGGTGTCATTTCTGGCTCAATGAGGTGAGCTAAGTCGTCCttggaaggaaagaaaccAGCTGACATCTAGCAAAGGGCTGGACAACATATCTCGAAAGATTGGTATGTGCATCGAGGCATAATGTCAGCCTGTAAAAGAGGCTAATATAATAGTATAGATCATGAGAGAGACCCATGGAGAATTAGATAGACAATTGTGAGTCAGTCATTACTCTGATGTTCAAAGAAGTAAGTTGACGATCATAATCAAGATCATACACGGTCGGTCAGTTTATCTTCCAATGGGTTCATGGTGAACAATAGAGTGACGTAGCTGAACTCTCAACTGAGAATAGGTCGACGAGGTCTGGTTGGTGATCTTGAACGACTCAATCCAAGATTCCAGAAATTGGTCATCGAATATAAAGAGCATGAAGATCGTGAGTCACTTCTGCTCTTGGACGAGCCTCAATCGTGTGTTGACGGTCATCGTGATAGCCGATGAGGGATACAGTCAAGTTCCATACGAAAAGGTGAATAATCCTTTCCATTCACATACACTCAGCCCGCAGGTGACGGGGTTCAGCTAATCTAACTTCATGATTCCAAGGGAGCaaacttccttcttcaccttgaaaGAACTCTTGGAGGTCTCGACAACTTCATTCCTTATATGAAAGATTACGTACGAACTTTTGAGGGCACATCCATCACAACTGATCAATGGAGAGAACACCTTTTCCACTATTTCAAGCAACAcaaagatggtgaagagcTTACTAGGAGATTAGGTAAAGTCGATTGggatgaagtgagtgatcgtCTTCTCTTATGCATATACACGATGCGATATAAGGCTGATGCCGACAACTTCGATGTAGTGGCTCCATGGAACAGGACCAGATCTTTGCGTTGATATTCAATACGATGACACTCTTTCGAAAGCTGTGAGTTTTCTGATTGTTACAGCTTTCACGACCGAGTGGATGGAGACAGTACTGACTGGGATATATGACACAGTGCTACGAGCTCGCAGCCAGATGGGATAAAGCTCGTGATGGCGATGTATCAGGgttcaaagaagctgatgtcaaAGACTTCTCTTCTACTCAAACGGGTAAGTCCAAATCCTCCCTTGAAATTGTTGCTTTCTATGGCGTGGGCTGCTGCGAAGATTCCTTCGTCGAAAGACGATAATTGACGATGAGCTGACACAATGTGCTCAATTATCAGTTGTCTTCCTGGACAAACTCGAGACATACGATACTCTTCCTGCTAAAGTAGTGGCCTCCCTCGATAAATTATACGGCTTTGGATTTACTGGAAATGCTGAGATCGGATTGAGATTCTATGAAGTCGCTTTGAAGAGTGGTCCTGAATATGCCAAATCAGCTGCTGGTGAGTACCTGTTGCTGTTTTATCCAtgtatgatcagctgatatccatTATTATGATTCTAGCCTGGGTGATCAACAAAGGTAGGATGAAGTTCTGTAGACCAATTTTCAGATTGTTGAATGAACAAACACCTGAATTGGCAAAGAAGACTTTCTTGGAACATGCTAATTTCTTCGTGAGCTTCATTTTAACTTCACTACATGTTGACCCAAATTTACATGTGAAGACAAGTATGTATGTGGCTTTTTTGGCTGATCATGGTTTTCTTCGATGATATAGCATCCCATCGCTAGGAAGATGATCGCTAAAGACCTTGGAGTCAAAGTCGATGCTTAATTTTCGTATGTTACTAAGTGAGAGTCAGAGTAAGATATTTTGGTATGCAGTCATATGTCACATGTCAATAATACCGAGCAATGGGCAAAGATATCATTGCCCTAACAGAAATCATATAACCATAGAGAATGGATTCAAAAGGCGAAAATAACCAGACATGATAGCGATTTGTGGCAATTTGACATCTGCTTTGTGTTTTGCTACGACCGTGTGGTATCGTTGTGTTACGACCGTGCTATAGGGGTGACAAGACCTATAGTTTGGTGGACAATGATGACTGGAAAGTTTCAATGAAGTCTATCAGTAGATGCAAGATGATTGAATATGCAACTATGAAGTCAATTGAGAGTGATTTATAATATTTCATCGATGAGGAGAAGTAT
This genomic window from Kwoniella shivajii chromosome 7, complete sequence contains:
- a CDS encoding leukotriene A-4 hydrolase/aminopeptidase; amino-acid sequence: MSFSPHFTKSSGGSSPSPFDRDLATLANYTEVVTRNIKIDWEVDWDQKILSGNVELGLEAKKDGVDQVILDSSYLDLKSVQVEAQDVEYSLGDRIDVMGQALKIKLPKSMSKGENVTIKITYSTTTSCTALGWLEPSQTKSGKHPYLYSQAQAIHARSMLPCQDTPAVKATYQAKVRSGRGLEVLLSGQRKGVNDLGDGKREFVYEQPVGIPSYLIAIAAGELNHKSFDNLEGRNWSTGCWTEPLLMDKAYKEFREDTANFVKTAEDLTSSYKFGTYDILFLPESFPYGGMENSCLTFATPTIIAGDKSQVDVVAHEISHSWFGNGIGCASWCHFWLNEGWTTYLERLIMRETHGELDRQLSYTVGRRGLVGDLERLNPRFQKLVIEYKEHEDPDEGYSQVPYEKGANFLLHLERTLGGLDNFIPYMKDYVRTFEGTSITTDQWREHLFHYFKQHKDGEELTRRLGKVDWDEWLHGTGPDLCVDIQYDDTLSKACYELAARWDKARDGDVSGFKEADVKDFSSTQTVVFLDKLETYDTLPAKVVASLDKLYGFGFTGNAEIGLRFYEVALKSGPEYAKSAAAWVINKGRMKFCRPIFRLLNEQTPELAKKTFLEHANFFHPIARKMIAKDLGVKVDA